A single window of Vibrio sp. HB236076 DNA harbors:
- the zapE gene encoding cell division protein ZapE gives MTPLTHYQHDIEHNGFHADETQQQAVLALEQLYQQMVEYWQQPIPEKPKGVSRLWRKTPPAPKAPLGLYFWGGVGRGKTYLMDVFFESLPNERKTRVHFHHFMQKVHHELGLLKDQVDPLLTVAKRFKQQADIICFDEFFVSDITDAMILGTLFEAMFAEDMVLVATSNIEPENLYRNGLQRARFLPAIELIKQRCQVMNVDSGVDYRLRTLEQAEIYHWPLDDAAEQQLKDTFQSLTQTRVPQQGAVVDINHRQLEVLGAEKGVLMASFAQLCQTARSQNDYIELAKRYHTVLLVDVIAMDEKVDDAARRFIALVDEFYECNVVLMMSAQVALTQLYQGGRLAFEFQRCQSRLIEMQSKDYLHQGHLSLQ, from the coding sequence ATGACCCCACTAACACACTATCAGCACGATATCGAACACAACGGTTTTCACGCCGACGAAACGCAACAGCAAGCGGTGTTGGCATTAGAGCAGCTTTACCAGCAAATGGTCGAGTATTGGCAGCAACCGATACCGGAAAAACCCAAAGGAGTGAGCCGTTTGTGGCGCAAAACACCCCCCGCTCCTAAAGCGCCGTTGGGGCTGTACTTTTGGGGAGGGGTTGGCCGTGGCAAAACCTACTTGATGGATGTGTTTTTTGAGTCTTTGCCCAACGAGCGTAAAACCCGAGTTCACTTTCATCACTTTATGCAAAAAGTGCATCACGAGCTCGGCCTTTTAAAAGACCAAGTGGATCCCTTGTTAACCGTTGCTAAGCGCTTTAAACAACAAGCCGACATCATTTGTTTTGATGAATTCTTCGTGTCTGATATTACTGATGCGATGATTTTAGGCACTCTGTTTGAAGCCATGTTTGCCGAGGATATGGTGTTAGTGGCGACGTCAAACATCGAACCAGAAAACCTGTACCGCAATGGTTTACAGCGAGCGAGGTTCTTACCAGCGATTGAGCTTATTAAGCAGCGCTGTCAAGTCATGAACGTCGACAGCGGCGTCGACTATCGCCTGCGAACCTTAGAACAAGCGGAGATTTATCACTGGCCTTTAGATGACGCTGCCGAACAACAGCTTAAAGACACGTTTCAATCCCTAACTCAAACAAGGGTGCCTCAACAAGGGGCGGTGGTGGACATCAACCATCGTCAACTCGAGGTATTAGGCGCTGAAAAAGGGGTGTTAATGGCCAGTTTTGCTCAGCTTTGTCAAACGGCGCGCAGTCAAAACGATTACATCGAATTGGCGAAGCGCTATCACACCGTACTGCTGGTGGATGTGATTGCGATGGATGAAAAGGTCGATGATGCCGCGCGTCGATTCATTGCCTTGGTTGACGAGTTCTATGAATGTAATGTGGTGTTGATGATGTCGGCACAAGTGGCGCTCACACAACTGTACCAAGGAGGCCGCTTGGCGTTTGAGTTTCAGCGTTGCCAATCTCGGTTGATTGAGATGCAAAGCAAAGACTATTTACACCAAGGACATTTGTCACTCCAGTAA
- the parC gene encoding DNA topoisomerase IV subunit A: protein MSTEINYDGVEQLPLRKFTEDAYLNYSMYVIMDRALPYIGDGLKPVQRRIIYAMSELGLSASAKYKKSARTVGDVLGKYHPHGDSACYEAMVLMAQPFSYRYPLVDGQGNWGAPDDPKSFAAMRYTEAKLSKFSEVLLGELGQGTVEWQPNFDGTMKEPEMLPARLPHILLNGVTGIAVGMATDIPPHNVREVAEATIHLIDKPKSTLEEVMGFVQGPDYPTQAEIISPPADIEKMYRTGRGSIKMRAVWHKEGEEIVITAIPHQVSGSKLLEQIASQMRAKKLPMVDDLRDESDHENPTRIVIVPKSKKTDSDMLMNHLFASTDLEKNYRVNLNMIGLDNRPQVKGLTEILLEWIDYRRATVRRRLQYRLDKVMARLHILEGLLVAYLNLDEVIEIIRTEDDPKAVLMARFGLSEIQADAILDTKLRHLAKLEEMKLRGEQDELEKEREKLEQLLGSERRLNTLLKKEIKADADKYGDDRRSPIVERAEAKALTERDLIPSEPVTVVLSDKGWVRHAKGHELDPSGLSFKSGDQYLSHARGKSNQPAIFLGNDGRSYALESHSLPSARSQGEPITGRLNISQGSSIRHVIMSEPEQKWLVGSDAGYGFVCVAEDLVSKNRNGKALVTLPANAEVMLPVNINDLESDDIVAITNQGRMLIFPLKDLPTLSKGKGNKIINIPAAKSKAREEYLSHLFVLPANAQLTLHAGKRKLGLKASDLEGYRGERGRRGGLLPRGLQRVTDVEIDLADAELE from the coding sequence ATGTCGACGGAAATCAATTACGATGGCGTAGAGCAATTGCCACTGCGCAAATTCACTGAGGATGCGTACCTCAATTATTCGATGTATGTCATTATGGACCGCGCTTTGCCCTACATTGGCGATGGCTTAAAGCCGGTACAGCGACGCATTATTTACGCGATGTCGGAGTTGGGGCTTTCTGCCTCGGCTAAGTACAAAAAGTCGGCGCGTACCGTGGGTGACGTATTGGGTAAATACCACCCGCACGGGGACTCGGCTTGTTACGAAGCCATGGTCTTGATGGCGCAACCCTTCTCATACCGCTATCCCTTAGTCGATGGGCAAGGAAACTGGGGCGCGCCGGATGACCCTAAGTCGTTTGCCGCCATGCGTTATACCGAGGCCAAGTTGTCAAAATTTTCCGAAGTGTTGCTCGGCGAATTAGGCCAAGGGACGGTTGAATGGCAGCCTAACTTTGATGGCACCATGAAAGAGCCCGAAATGTTACCGGCTCGCTTGCCCCACATTTTGCTCAATGGCGTGACGGGGATTGCCGTTGGTATGGCCACGGACATTCCGCCGCACAATGTGCGCGAAGTGGCAGAGGCGACGATTCATTTGATCGACAAACCCAAGTCGACCCTTGAAGAGGTGATGGGTTTTGTTCAAGGCCCTGATTATCCGACCCAAGCTGAGATTATCTCACCGCCGGCCGATATCGAGAAAATGTATCGCACTGGGCGCGGCAGCATTAAAATGCGTGCAGTGTGGCATAAAGAAGGCGAGGAGATCGTGATCACGGCGATCCCACATCAGGTGTCGGGGTCAAAGTTACTCGAGCAAATCGCCAGCCAAATGCGCGCCAAAAAGTTGCCAATGGTGGACGATCTGCGCGACGAATCTGATCACGAAAACCCCACCCGTATCGTGATCGTTCCCAAGTCGAAAAAGACCGACAGTGATATGCTGATGAATCACTTGTTCGCCTCGACCGACCTTGAGAAAAACTATCGCGTTAACCTGAATATGATCGGGCTAGACAACCGGCCGCAAGTCAAAGGCTTAACGGAAATCTTACTCGAATGGATCGACTATCGCCGCGCGACGGTGCGCCGCCGTTTGCAGTATCGCCTTGATAAAGTGATGGCGAGATTACACATCTTAGAAGGTTTGTTGGTTGCCTACCTCAACTTAGATGAAGTGATTGAGATCATCCGCACCGAAGACGATCCCAAAGCGGTCTTAATGGCGCGTTTTGGTTTGTCTGAGATCCAAGCGGATGCGATTCTTGATACCAAGTTGCGCCACTTAGCCAAATTAGAAGAAATGAAGCTGCGCGGCGAGCAAGATGAACTGGAAAAAGAGCGTGAAAAACTCGAGCAGTTACTCGGCTCTGAGCGCCGTTTAAACACCTTGCTGAAAAAAGAAATCAAAGCCGATGCCGATAAGTATGGCGACGATCGCCGTTCGCCGATTGTCGAGCGTGCCGAAGCCAAAGCGTTGACCGAGCGCGATTTGATCCCAAGTGAGCCCGTCACCGTGGTGTTATCAGACAAAGGTTGGGTTCGCCACGCCAAAGGCCACGAACTTGACCCAAGTGGATTGAGCTTTAAGTCTGGCGATCAGTACTTGTCTCACGCGCGAGGCAAGAGCAATCAGCCGGCTATTTTCTTGGGTAATGATGGACGAAGTTATGCCCTTGAATCGCATTCTCTGCCGTCGGCTCGCAGCCAAGGTGAGCCGATCACCGGGCGTTTGAACATTTCACAAGGCAGCAGTATTCGCCATGTCATTATGTCTGAACCCGAGCAAAAATGGTTGGTGGGCAGTGACGCGGGTTACGGCTTTGTCTGTGTGGCAGAGGATTTGGTGTCGAAAAATCGCAATGGTAAAGCGCTGGTTACCTTGCCGGCCAACGCCGAAGTCATGTTGCCGGTCAACATCAACGATTTGGAGAGCGATGATATTGTTGCGATTACCAATCAAGGTCGGATGCTGATCTTCCCTCTCAAAGACTTGCCGACACTCAGTAAAGGCAAGGGCAATAAGATCATTAATATCCCGGCCGCTAAATCGAAAGCGCGTGAAGAGTATCTGTCGCATCTCTTTGTTTTGCCGGCGAATGCGCAGCTCACCCTGCACGCAGGTAAGCGAAAGCTGGGCCTTAAGGCGAGTGATTTAGAAGGCTATCGCGGTGAACGCGGTCGTCGCGGCGGCTTGTTGCCAAGAGGTTTACAGCGTGTGACGGATGTAGAGATAGATTTAGCGGATGCTGAGCTAGAGTAA
- a CDS encoding DegQ family serine endoprotease has translation MKKPLLVLTALSLSLSAALAPVTTQAAIPNNINGQAMPSLAPMLEKVTPAVVSIAVEGKQIERSKIPDQFRFFFGPDFPTEQVQERPFRGLGSGVVIDAKQRLIVTNYHVVKGANSIKVQLHDGREYQGEVIGSDEMSDIALVKLDKKAKNLTAIKMADSDSLRVGDFSVAIGNPFGLGQTVTSGIVSALGRSGLNIENFENFIQTDAAINSGNSGGALVNLNGELIGINTAILGPSGGNVGIGFAIPSNMVKNLTEQILEFGEVKRGLLGVQGGEITNALADAIGYDSSHGAFVNQVVPDSAADKAGLKAGDIITSLNGKSIDSFAELRAKVATLGAGKEIEIGVVRDGKQRTFEVTLGEATSTKADASKMHEGLQGAELSNTTSSDPIQGVKVTNVAKDSPAQRYQLEKDDIIIGVNRQRVKNIADFRKVVENNDGVLALNIQRGQRQIYLVIQ, from the coding sequence ATGAAAAAACCTTTACTTGTATTAACGGCCTTATCTCTGAGTTTGTCTGCCGCTTTGGCCCCAGTGACCACCCAAGCCGCCATTCCCAACAATATTAATGGCCAGGCCATGCCTAGCTTGGCGCCGATGCTGGAGAAGGTCACACCGGCGGTTGTGAGTATCGCCGTTGAAGGCAAACAGATTGAACGCAGTAAGATTCCAGATCAGTTCCGCTTTTTCTTTGGTCCAGACTTTCCAACCGAGCAAGTTCAAGAGCGGCCGTTTCGCGGCTTAGGCTCTGGTGTTGTGATCGATGCCAAACAGCGCTTAATCGTGACTAACTACCACGTGGTCAAAGGCGCTAACTCCATCAAGGTCCAATTACACGATGGACGTGAATATCAAGGCGAGGTGATTGGCAGTGATGAGATGTCTGATATTGCCCTGGTTAAATTAGACAAAAAAGCCAAAAACCTCACCGCGATAAAGATGGCCGACTCCGACAGCTTGCGCGTCGGTGACTTTTCTGTCGCGATTGGCAACCCCTTTGGCTTGGGGCAAACTGTGACCTCGGGGATTGTTTCAGCACTCGGTCGCAGCGGGCTCAACATCGAAAACTTTGAAAACTTTATCCAAACCGACGCCGCCATCAACAGCGGTAATTCCGGTGGCGCATTGGTCAACCTCAATGGCGAGTTGATCGGCATTAACACCGCCATCTTAGGCCCAAGCGGTGGTAACGTCGGTATCGGTTTTGCCATCCCATCGAACATGGTAAAAAACCTCACCGAACAAATCCTTGAATTTGGTGAAGTGAAACGCGGTTTACTCGGCGTACAAGGGGGTGAAATCACCAATGCGCTCGCCGATGCGATTGGCTATGATTCCAGTCACGGTGCATTTGTAAACCAAGTCGTGCCCGACAGCGCTGCCGATAAAGCGGGGCTAAAAGCCGGTGATATTATTACTTCACTCAACGGCAAATCCATCGATAGCTTCGCCGAGTTACGCGCCAAAGTGGCCACCTTAGGCGCAGGCAAAGAGATTGAAATTGGCGTGGTTCGCGATGGCAAACAAAGAACCTTTGAAGTGACCTTAGGTGAAGCCACCAGCACCAAAGCCGACGCGTCCAAAATGCACGAAGGCTTACAAGGGGCGGAGCTGAGCAATACCACCTCGAGCGATCCTATCCAAGGGGTGAAAGTCACCAATGTGGCAAAAGACTCACCAGCGCAGCGCTACCAACTGGAAAAAGACGACATCATCATCGGTGTTAACCGCCAACGCGTGAAAAACATCGCCGATTTTCGCAAGGTGGTTGAAAACAACGACGGCGTATTGGCCTTGAATATTCAACGCGGTCAGCGTCAGATATACCTCGTCATCCAATAA
- a CDS encoding DUF1043 family protein: MPWMYALIGLLVGTLFGILITRVASPQYRKQKDINKELETAKYALEQQRQELADHFAETAEMLDGLDKQQRKLHQHMVSGVKELLPNLPAQDNPFDKKAAPEASQAEEEPSEAPQSELDPALTETGEDKSASSDEISVQPKDYSGDEPDSDNNKTNASSKAKS; the protein is encoded by the coding sequence ATGCCTTGGATGTACGCCCTGATCGGCCTGTTGGTAGGCACCCTATTCGGAATCTTAATCACCCGTGTCGCCAGCCCGCAATACCGCAAACAAAAAGACATCAACAAAGAATTGGAAACCGCGAAATACGCGCTAGAACAGCAACGCCAAGAGTTGGCTGATCACTTTGCCGAAACCGCTGAAATGTTAGACGGCCTAGACAAGCAGCAGCGCAAACTGCACCAACACATGGTCTCTGGCGTGAAAGAGCTATTGCCAAATCTGCCAGCCCAAGACAACCCATTTGACAAAAAGGCCGCCCCTGAAGCAAGTCAAGCGGAAGAAGAACCCTCAGAAGCACCTCAAAGCGAGCTCGACCCCGCTTTAACCGAGACCGGTGAAGACAAATCGGCAAGCAGCGATGAAATCAGCGTTCAGCCCAAAGATTATTCTGGTGACGAGCCCGATAGCGACAACAATAAAACAAATGCCTCTTCCAAAGCCAAATCGTAA
- the degS gene encoding outer membrane-stress sensor serine endopeptidase DegS, producing the protein MFKFFLRSIALGLATALILLLAMPNLRHEIRSPEPVEAPGDISTLQVSYNQAVRNAAPAVVNIYSRKYSENDHSQLLTQGLGSGVIVSEKGYIITNYHVIAQADQIVVALQDGRVAAAQLIGVDKRTDIAVLLIAGDNLPVIPLNPNLQAKVGDVVLAIGNPYNLGQTTTFGIISATGRSSISADRRQAFIQTDAAINEGNSGGALVNSKGELVGINTASFQQATDMETYGISFAIPYNLANKIMQKIIADGRVIRGYIGIDGRDINAVTARLIGDDHLGGIIVDGVDPNSPANQAGFKAQDIIIAINDTKIQGRQMVMDMVTDLRPGTQVKVTVIRQGKELVLPVTIGELPEN; encoded by the coding sequence ATGTTCAAGTTTTTTCTGCGTTCCATTGCCCTTGGCCTCGCTACCGCGTTAATTCTTTTATTGGCAATGCCCAATTTAAGGCATGAGATCCGATCGCCAGAGCCCGTCGAAGCGCCAGGTGATATCAGCACGCTGCAAGTGTCCTACAATCAAGCCGTGCGCAATGCTGCCCCTGCCGTGGTCAACATTTACAGCCGAAAATACTCGGAAAACGATCACAGCCAATTGCTCACTCAAGGGTTAGGCTCCGGTGTCATTGTCAGCGAAAAAGGCTACATCATTACCAATTACCACGTAATTGCTCAAGCCGATCAAATCGTGGTCGCACTGCAAGATGGTCGCGTCGCCGCGGCGCAGTTAATTGGCGTAGACAAACGCACCGACATCGCGGTGTTGTTGATCGCAGGTGACAACCTCCCCGTCATCCCTTTAAACCCCAACTTACAGGCGAAAGTCGGCGACGTCGTGCTCGCCATTGGCAACCCCTATAACCTAGGGCAAACCACCACATTTGGGATCATTTCGGCGACCGGTCGCTCTTCGATCAGCGCAGACCGTCGCCAAGCCTTTATTCAAACCGATGCGGCCATCAACGAAGGTAACTCCGGTGGGGCACTGGTCAACAGCAAAGGCGAATTGGTCGGCATTAATACGGCGTCGTTTCAACAAGCGACCGATATGGAAACCTACGGGATTTCGTTTGCCATTCCCTATAACCTTGCTAACAAGATCATGCAAAAAATTATTGCCGATGGCCGGGTGATCCGCGGTTATATCGGTATTGATGGCCGAGACATTAACGCCGTCACCGCCCGCTTGATTGGCGATGACCATCTAGGTGGGATCATTGTCGATGGCGTTGACCCCAACAGCCCGGCCAACCAAGCCGGATTTAAAGCGCAAGACATTATCATTGCCATCAACGACACCAAAATTCAAGGTCGCCAAATGGTTATGGACATGGTGACCGACTTACGCCCTGGCACTCAAGTTAAGGTCACCGTGATCCGCCAAGGCAAAGAGTTAGTCCTACCGGTGACAATCGGTGAACTGCCAGAAAATTAA